One part of the Treponema sp. OMZ 787 genome encodes these proteins:
- the flgC gene encoding flagellar basal body rod protein FlgC, whose translation MGLFTSINIAATGMGVERLRTDVISNNIANASSLETQEGGPFKRSRVIVGQKKSGIDWQTPFTPQNVERGVGEGVKVLSIEKDTSDTRWVYDPTHPKALKYGPKEGYVEYPNVNIVTEMVDLISASRAYEANLAVVNGAKDMFQRALDIAR comes from the coding sequence ATGGGATTGTTTACAAGTATAAATATTGCAGCTACGGGAATGGGTGTAGAGCGTCTTAGAACCGATGTAATATCAAACAATATTGCAAACGCTTCGAGCTTGGAAACTCAAGAAGGCGGCCCCTTTAAAAGAAGCCGTGTAATAGTCGGTCAAAAGAAAAGCGGTATCGACTGGCAGACTCCTTTTACTCCTCAAAATGTGGAAAGAGGTGTAGGCGAGGGTGTTAAGGTTCTTTCGATAGAAAAAGATACTTCCGATACCCGCTGGGTCTATGATCCAACCCATCCTAAGGCCTTAAAGTACGGCCCCAAAGAAGGATATGTAGAGTATCCTAATGTAAACATAGTTACCGAAATGGTTGATTTGATTTCGGCTTCAAGAGCTTATGAAGCAAACCTTGCTGTTGTAAACGGCGCAAAGGATATGTTCCAAAGAGCCTTGGATATTGCACGATAA
- the fliE gene encoding flagellar hook-basal body complex protein FliE translates to MVNAVNVANVNSVPGLLDVPKINAVVTDNFRAKMVSNTDMIELAVNKEAASFEQTILKAFDSMNAKQTKMDKLGEQMIVDPESVDVHDITMGMAEASLSLKLAQTIIDRLVKSWNDITTTR, encoded by the coding sequence ATGGTAAACGCTGTAAATGTTGCAAATGTAAATTCGGTACCGGGACTTTTAGATGTTCCGAAAATTAATGCCGTTGTTACCGATAACTTTAGAGCCAAGATGGTTTCAAATACGGACATGATTGAGCTTGCCGTAAATAAAGAAGCTGCAAGTTTTGAGCAGACAATTTTAAAAGCATTCGACAGCATGAATGCAAAGCAAACTAAAATGGACAAGTTGGGAGAGCAGATGATTGTCGATCCCGAATCGGTAGATGTTCATGATATAACGATGGGAATGGCCGAAGCGAGTTTGTCGCTTAAATTAGCACAAACTATAATCGACCGTTTGGTAAAAAGTTGGAATGATATTACCACAACGAGATAA